TCCATCGTCGAGACGGATTTGTGTTGATTTCTCGCCCAAAAGCTCTTGTCGCAGCTGCGAAAATGCCTCCCGGGATAGTCGCTGCGGCTCCTGGCCTTGTGTTGCCAGTCGGGGAGCAAAATGAGCGGCCAGAATGGATGAGGCTGGCTCGGCAAATCGATCATCTTGAAAGGCAGAACCTTGTGCGGTGTGTCCGTTGGGCGCCATCATGGGCAGACATGTTCCAATGAGACAATGTGAACGTCTCAAGATATTCTTGATCGAGGACGAGCACACGAGCTGAAGCCGAGTGACGACGCGTGAAGCTCCATGCCAAAAGGGCGATAACGATAAGATATTCGCGGACACCTCAGGCCACACTGCTGCCCACCACTTTTGCCTCTTTGGGCGATGGACACCCCAGAAAATTAGAGACGGTCGAATTTTGACCTGATATTGGGATGTTTGTGTCCAACGCGAGGGAGAGAAACTGATCCTAGCTCGGAACCGCGTCGGATTCCAGATCGATTCTTCACTTTAGTACAGCTCTCGTAAGGGTTTCCCTCCGCGCCGCTCCTGCCATTTCTGGATCGTGATTCCCGGCCGACTTTCATAGTTCTTTCAATTGCTGTTTCGAGCAGGGCTCCATACTTCAGCGTTCTCATCGCTGCTCACTTCCAGCTCGCTCCTCGACCTTGtcgtccttttttttttttttacacaAGCTCAGAAAGTCTCGCCACTATGGACGAATCCTTCTCGGTGACTGAAATCACCCCAGCGGTGTCTGAGAACTCGAGGCACGCGCGTTGGATGAAAGCAGCTCTTGAGATGGTAATATTCCACCCGGTGGCCAGCAATTCCCAGTACCCAATAGCCAAACTGACATGAAATCCTAGGGTGAGAAAGCCCTCGAGTACGGAGAAACCCCCGTGGGCTGTGTTCTTGTCCATAATGATCAAATCGTGGGGCGAGGCATGAATGATACCAATCGCTCAATGAATGTAAGTACTGCACTTGCGCTCTGACTTGAAGTATTGCATCCCGATGCGCCTGCCTCAAAGACGATCAACCTCTTTGAGGCGCCCAAAGTCAGATCAAAGCTGGTTGATGCTAAACTCTTGTGGCAGGGCACCCGTCACGCCGAGTTTCTGGCCATCGCAGAATTCCTCAAGAGCTTTCCCAAGTCTGCTCTTCAGTTGACCGATCTTTACGTGACCGTTGAACCCTGCATTATGTGCGCGTCTGCTTTGAGACAGTACCGTATCCGAAGTGTGTACTTTGGCTGTGCCAACGACCGATTCGGAGGCACCGGAGGCGTTCTGACGATTCATGCCGAGTAAGGACTGCAATACTGAGACCTGGCCGAGATCTAAGAGACGCACGTTCCCCTATGCTGACCTGTCATCAGTCGCTCGATCGATTCAGCCTACCCGGTGTATGGTGGATTGTTCCAGAAGGAGGCCATTATGCTCCTTCGTCGCTTCTACATTCAAGAAAACACGAAAGGTAATTCCATCCAATTTGATGTTCAAACAGCGTCATGATGAATGGCGGAGCTGATGTATTCAATCCGCTAGCGCCTGTCCCTAGGGCAAAAAGGAATCGCGAACTCAACACTGCCTTCGATCACGTCCGCGAGATCACCGCTGCCAATGGGGTGGCTGTTTTACCTAGCTCTTAGCAGGAGATATGCTCACTGCTGGGGTGCTCGTATGgctcctttttgttttcaaaCATTGGCATCTAACCTGAGTGAATGAAACCGGCTTGCATACATTTACGCTGCTGGGAATGACTGACGAGAACAAACGAAGTATTTTAATTGGGAATTGCGccttgggaaagaaaagagagagtcaaaaaaaatggcGAACAGCTCGCAGCAGGATATGTATACAGAAATTGAGCAACTCGTGACCTTAAGAGAGCTCAATCAAGCTCTGCCCAAACGCTCAGCCTCCAATTCCCGCTCCGCTTGCTGGTAGTACTTGGCGGTGTCAACACCGTGCTAAGCAGCAATTAGCATGAGtcaaaaataaaacaaaGAGCCACCATATCGCCAACTGCTTACCTGGTCGTGGTTGACAATGTTGAACCAGGGTAGGACGTGGAGGAACAGCCCAGAGTAACGCGAGTTACGAGCTGCCACACCCTGAAGGTAAGAGGACATGCCAGATGTGCCGTACAGGGGCTCtcccttcttgaccttgtccACCATCTCACGCATATCCATCTCCACTTCACGGCTGTTCTCAGTGAATCCATAGAAACGGTCTATCGATCCAGGGTTAGTCTTTCAAGCGTTCAACCCCTCTCAAGCAGGGCCATTGAGGGTCTACACATACTGCATGAGCGCTGGTACAGAACGTGAAGACCACCAAGGAATCCAATGGCAGTCGCCAAGCGCATGACAGGAGAGAAGCCACCGCGGCCGACATGCGACGGGCTCACTCGCTCCATGACCCAAAAGGCAATGGGGGAGACTGAAGCAGCGGCTCCGGCCACCGCATAGTCGTTAGGACGAGCATATCCAAATACCCGGCGCAAGTGTCTAAACAGATTCAAATGGTGAGCTTGGGGGGGTTTCAATGGTCATGTCCGGGTAGGGAAGTATTGGATCTCGTACGGGTCGGAATCAATCAGCTGCGGGGCGAAGAATGATGGTTAGCTCGGGGAATCCATCTTTCCGTATCAGGTCAAGGACTCAGCTCATACAGGATAGTCAGAGGCCACGCGCTTGGGAGGCACAACAACTGAGCTGTGATCGGAAGCCATGATGCCGTTTAGTGGGGATTGTTGTGCAGAGTCGAAGTTCGAAGTTCGGAAGTTGGACGGAGGTTGTCCACTAGCCCGCTTTGGGACTAGCGCATAGCGGGCGGGACAGCACCCGCCGCAGCCAATTGTACTCGTGGAGTAATTGGCGCGCGTCCAGACGCGTTTCTTTGGAGATTTAACAATCGTCTCGATAAGGGTACTGAGTCTCCGAACAATTGAGCGGTGCATTGTGTCAACTCCAGATTACGCATTACAACCATGGGTGACTCACCGGAAGCTGTGCAATCTCCGACAAATGTGGACGATCTATTCGACTACGACGTCGGCCTCGATGAGATCTTCAAAAACCAACCAGATACCACCGCTACCTCGAATGGCTCTAAACCGGCCACGGGCGATCCCACGTCCTTAGGTCTAGGGCTTGACGAAGAAGTCAAAGTCACAAAGCAACGAAAGCCTAACCCAAAACTTGACGAAGCTCGGTACGATTGATTGTGATCAACCTCTCGGGAGCATGATGAAGCATCAACCAtagcagcggc
The nucleotide sequence above comes from Penicillium oxalicum strain HP7-1 chromosome II, whole genome shotgun sequence. Encoded proteins:
- a CDS encoding tRNA-specific adenosine deaminase subunit tad2, giving the protein MDESFSVTEITPAVSENSRHARWMKAALEMGEKALEYGETPVGCVLVHNDQIVGRGMNDTNRSMNGTRHAEFLAIAEFLKSFPKSALQLTDLYVTVEPCIMCASALRQYRIRSVYFGCANDRFGGTGGVLTIHADRSIDSAYPVYGGLFQKEAIMLLRRFYIQENTKAPVPRAKRNRELNTAFDHVREITAANGVAVLPSS
- a CDS encoding NADH-ubiquinone oxidoreductase, with the protein product MASDHSSVVVPPKRVASDYPLIDSDPHLRRVFGYARPNDYAVAGAAASVSPIAFWVMERVSPSHVGRGGFSPVMRLATAIGFLGGLHVLYQRSCNRFYGFTENSREVEMDMREMVDKVKKGEPLYGTSGMSSYLQGVAARNSRYSGLFLHVLPWFNIVNHDQHGVDTAKYYQQAERELEAERLGRA